From the Pleurodeles waltl isolate 20211129_DDA chromosome 6, aPleWal1.hap1.20221129, whole genome shotgun sequence genome, the window CCCGACTGGGGTGCTTGAAACTGATATGTAAACCCACCCGGGGCGACCATGTGACGGTGCAAAAATTGTATTTCCCCAGACGGTTTTGTCGTCCAAAAATTCGCAACGCCTTTAAAGGACCAAGTGGCAGTAGCGACCACTGGCCGGGCAACGTTAACATATAACAAATACCATATAGTGAAATGTGGTAAAGGAGATGCGGTATTTACACCTATGTAAGCGCACGTTTTACCGCAGGGCTTGGGGTAATAACCTGTAAATACAACACTCCTAGCACATCTTCCGGGTTTATTAATATGATGAGCATATCAGGTTATTTTGTACATTAATCCCATGCACCCTAAATTGAGgccgttctccctggactggaaccaaAAATGACAACTCCCTCTCTCAAATGACCAACCCTTGCACCCCAAACTCACCAAAGCACCCAGTTAGCACCCTAAGCCACTCAGCGACCCGATTCTGTCGAGTTTGACTCCGAAGCATCCCCGGTAAAGGCCCTTTTTACTCCGTCCTCGGTACCTCCTGGACGAGCCCACGAGGTCGCTGAAGAGCCTCTGGAGGGCTTGGTCGTTCATGGATGGACCCTCGGGCTGGTCCCTGGAGCCCCGCGCCCACTGCAGCTCAGAATCCTGGGGCTCCAGGGCACCGGTGGTCACCGCGTCCTCTCTGTCGCGATCAACCTCTTCCGATCCGAGGGTGTGCTCAAAATCCTCATCCAGTAATCGCGACAGGCTCTGAAAAGCAAGGGTTGGCATTGGTTATTAAAAGAGCAATGAGCTTTGGTGGATCATGCAGCCTGGTATACTTTATAACCTGGTTTATCATTTTTCCTGAAAAATAAATTTCCTCCAAcagaccactgaacaaggcacaACAGATAAAAGTAAACAAGTGTCCGATTTACCACATATATATGGGTAGAGAAATGTATCCACAACGTCTAGTAGTAAACAGAAATATAGTGATGGTGCAGTTATTCTCCAGGTGGGAACACACTGGGCGTGACAGCAACATTTACAAAGGATAACGTGCTGTTATAAAGTGGAcagtagagatgtgatggcgaaaATATTATTAAACGGAGATTCCTCAAGAAGTGATAGTTGTGTTAAGAGGAGCAGCATTTCTGAGACGATGGCTCGGATACCAATAAGAAGGGATGTGCATCAGGTTCCTCGAGATGTGAGGAGGGCCACAAAGCGATGGCTTGTTGATGGTACCTTGAGGCATTGAAGAGGGAGGTGATGATGTGCCAAAGGTGCTAGGTTACTGCTCTGATATGAAAAACCACACACCTTAGTTTCCCCAAATACCTAACACAACTGTTCACACtgaccaagaagaaaaaaaaacacatgctccaacAAAAGCACCAAATTCTCTGAAGCCAAATGGAGAAGGGAAAGTCTTGGAGGTACACAACTCACCACAGCAGGTACAGAAGTGCGGAACATGCTTCAACCTTCGAGTAAGGAAACCTCATCCCTCAAGACTACCAAAGCCAGGCTGAAAATGCACCCAATGACTAACATCTCTCTTGGTATCAATGTATCTTAAGTCATTCTGTAatattctttttcttctccctttaAATAATATGTAAGTGTACCGGAGTAATCATTACGAATTTCAGCTTTGCTGTCGAGAGATCTGTAAACAGATCTCCTCTCCTTATCTGTCTGTACCTTATTTATAATTTTGTATGGTTGCAAGTGACTCTCGGATCAGCTATTGCGCTCTTGTACCCTTTTCCTGTTGATCTTAACCTTCCTCTCCATTCCAGACTTCCAGTTCCCCCTTTTATGTGCCTTGAAACTAGACTTTTCTAGAATATATTACACATAATcaataaatacatacaaatacacattttggaAAAATAGTTGAAGATGTTGTAAGGGCATGAAAGTGGGTATCTGGTAGAGTTGGCAGGTGAAAGTGTGTTTGCTGGTCTTAGAAGAATGGATGAAGGTGTATCTTTCTGATTAGGAAGGCAGATGACGGTGTTCATTGAGTTTTGCTAGAGAATGTAAAAGTGCATCTTTTCATCTTCGAAGGGCCAAGGAAGATTTGTAATTTGGTCTTTGCAGATGGCTGAAGTTGTGCTTGGTGGTCTTGAAAGGTCTTGTGATGATAGAACTAATTTTGTCAGGGCAGGTGGATGTATGTTTTTGCCATAGATAGGAAGGTGAAGGTATTTCTGGTCATGTAAGAACGCTTGATGGTTTCTACGAGTAGGTGAAGGTGTGTCTGGTCATAGACAAACATGAAGAGGTGTGTGTGTTGTCCTAGAACTGAGGTGGCAGTGTGT encodes:
- the LOC138302168 gene encoding C-type natriuretic peptide 1-like; this encodes MRQLACCGFLLLLLLGQEQTRAKPLSNLQSLSRLLDEDFEHTLGSEEVDRDREDAVTTGALEPQDSELQWARGSRDQPEGPSMNDQALQRLFSDLVGSSRRYRGRSKKGLYRGCFGVKLDRIGSLSGLGC